The segment accatgttctttggcccaattgtctataatactgtttttgaaatgagtaccatagtctgattcaattctttctggcgtaccgtaccgccaaaggacttgcttctcaaggcccaagatggtattttgggctgtaacatgaggtacagcagatgtttccaaccatccggtggttgcttccaccattgtaagtacataacgcttactttgacgtgtctgtggaagtgtgatataatcaatctgccaagcttctccatacttacactttaaccatcgccccccataccatacaggctttaactgttttgcttgtttgatttcggcgcaagtttcacattgatgaataacctgtgaaatagtgtccatagttaaatccacccctcgatcacgagcccattttcatgttgcatctctaccttgatgccctgaagcgtcatgggcccaccgagctaggaaaagtttacctttatgttgccagcccaagtccacctcagctactttaatcttagcagcttgatccgcttgttggttgtttagatgttcctcagaggctcgacttttaggcacatgagcatctacatgacgaactttcacaggcaggctctctagccgagcagcaatgtcttgccacagtgtggcagcccaaatggtttcacctctgcgctgccagttgcttttcttccattgctgtagccacccccacaaggcatttgctaccatccatgagtcagtatagagataaagtattggccacttctctcgttcggcagtgtccaaagccagctggatggctttcacttctgcaaactgactggattcaccttgtccttcagtggcttctgtaacttgtcgtgtgggactccacacagcagctttcaccttcgatgttttcctacagacgacaggatccacctgtgaacagtgcacactgcttatcagtctctgaaagcggattatatggtggtgcttcttcagcacgttttacttcctcctcatctggagacatcccaaagtctttgctttctggccagtctgtaataacttctaatatccctggacggttgggacttccaattcgagctcgttgtgtgatcagtgcaatccatttactccatgtaacttcggttgcgtgatgtggagagggaaccgtccctttgaacacccagctcagcaccggcagtcgaggtgcaggaggagctgtgcttcagtgcccatcacttctgaagcagctcgaactccttcatatgctgccagtctctccttttcagttggagtatagttggcctcagatcctttgtatcctcgactccaaaaacctaggggtcgacctcgggtttctcctggtgctttctgccagaggctccaggtaagtccattatctccggctgcggtgtagagcacatttttaacacctagtccagttcggactggtccaagggccaccgcatgagttatctcacgcttaatttgttcaaaggcttgtcgttgttcagggccccactcaaattggttccttttacgagtcactcgatagagaggctcacaatgtggctgtagtcaggaatgtgcattctccaaaaacctacaacgcctaagaaagtctgtgtctcctttttattagtaggtggagacattgctgcaattttgttgatcacatccgtcgggatctgacgacggccatcttgccattttattcctaaaaactggatctctcgtgcaggtcccttgaccttgctccgttttatggcaaaaccagcatccaaaagaatatgaattattctctcacctttctcgaagacttctttcgctgtgtcgccccatacgatgatgtcatcaatatattgcaagtgttctggagcttcaccttgctccagcgtggtctggatcagtccatggcagatggtaggactgtgtttccacccttggggcaagcgattccatgtgtactggatgcccctccaggtgaaagcaaactgcggcctgcactctgctgctacaggaatagagaaaaatgcatgagcaatgtcaattgtagcatcgcacttcactgcctttgactccagttcaaattgcagttctagcatgtcaggcacagcagcattcagtgtgctgtaacttcactcaggccacgatagtctacagttagtctccactcgtcactagactaacgcactggccagattgggctgttaaaaggtgagcgagtcttactgatcacaccctggctttccaattgacggatcagcttctggataggaatccaagagtctcgattggtgcgatattgccggcgatgcaccgtcgtggtagcaattggcacctgctgatcgtcaaccatcagcagtcctacaacagaagggtcatctgaaagaccaggcaaatcagacagctgttcaattttctcagtgtccacagctgctataccaaatgcccacctatacccttttgggtccttaatataccctctcctgaggtggtctatgccaaggatgcacggagcatctggaccagtcacaatgggatgcttttgccagttttttccagttaggctcatttcagcctctacaacagtcagttcctgggatcccccagtcactccaacaatattgatggattgcgttcctttataattagaaggaattattgtgcactgagcaccagtgtccactaaagctttgtactcctggggttgtgttgtaccaggccatagtatttgtacagtccaataaactctgttatccctttcctccacctggttggaggcagggcacctctaattcctgttttgcacagtctctgggtgtgaattagaggttccttcaagagcatcagaatctcttctgctccttttgtaaactggagcagccaccttcctaggagtttttccttttatctcacgtactcgttcttgaagttctgaggtaggccttccatgccacttattcatgttttctccctgctcatgtaggaagaaccacagtgaacctctttttgtgggctgcctctgtcctctctgtcgagattggaaacgccttctcctaacagctgaaacataggtttgtgcaggtcgtgaacggtacgagtctgctctgagctctttgatttcttgtaacagcttttcaaactggtcatcagatttttcacacagtttctccacagcggagacacaagcccgtagagaaccagcaaggctgtcctcaaagtaccggagctgctcaatcacttcattaatttcttgtacacctctagctgaccagaccattcctgccaatgacttagcatatgcaggtggtgcactttgtacaaatctgcgccacatagattttgtacaattgattctatctgggtctgtcccctcttggctgtttggtcctagatagatgatctctcgcacggctaattctctcaggaattggatacctctctccatagtattccatttccctaacttggatatacaatcttccttgtagggaaatctggctttcatagctgcaggagtcgggtccagagagtagcggcattagactctcttgaaattaccctatcaatggcggaatcttttgacagagatcccagctgcctggcttcaccaccttccaattcaattgtttctgccccattgtcccagcatcgcagcagccaggttaaaatattctcgccttcacaacgactgaagtcttttcgcagatctctcagctcacctggagaaaaggaccgagtggtggtcacttcatctccaccctgtcctgatgatgccccttgggttgatgttggccctgtgccatcacccgctgcacgggtagtctttctagtgactttcttacaaccagcaactgatgctgatatgggttcaccatcatttgattcattttcagagtctgaatgactgtcagagtgattgctgtggttacagcagcaacagtgcccagtgtgtgaagacggaggggctgccttgttagcctttgaggctggagaagtaacgttatctgcagcgaccttggcagaggagcaatgcggaggagctgtagcttcagcctgtgaagccgcggttgggggggcagtggctgcagcagaagctttggctgttttgccttttctcgagcggctaggagtgctttttgctaaagcttccgaagacgcaccgcaaatctcaggactaaaaagagacacaaacctcctattgaacctcatttctcttaacagtaacacaaactgacacacattcagcaaaccagataacaccatcacagttctatcaaggctccaaggatattcaaagttctctaaaacatttgcaaactgtcctagcgaaaacacaaaagtattgttagtcagcctttctaaagattcgcttgaccaattagcaaatatagagccattctgctctttaatctctcctggaggtttttcaaggtaaagcagaagcgagtagaaattcattagcggctgcagtataatgaaataaaccagtgccataccacacagaatcatcatgaccgctgtccagtttcttgttatataatgaatactttgattcagaaagaaacaccaacacagatatgggatcagcgagcacaatgtagaaaataactgatacaactcatgccacaacatctttaagtcaatgtaattcactttgccttaataacactaaataatatccgaagcaaacagacgcgcaagtatcacaactctatgagttggcaccgtgccaagaaaattgaaaggtacgtcagagcagtagaaaagccaaaaatctccaaatttacccctttctcgtgccccacgttgggcaccaattatctgtcgagggttaagattgcggggtgacaatcaaaccctggcagatgtattgttaacctcctctccccccaacttcccccttttgcccctccctctccccccttcccactcaggacaggcaatcgggagggaaagaaggacagagagaagagagatggaaaaattaaagatgttttgctagtgctactaataagaatagagaaaataatacaaaatatacaaaaccaatcttgtaagtctcagcaactgcagagccagcacccaaagtcctggattaggctctgtagccaaccggagctggattcagtctgtcactggcctcagttcgcagggacgaccagcaaggtcctctcctaatgtcagccatgaggaaaaaggaaaaaaggaacaagatcctcgtgatctcccacttttatatgaagtattcacgtgaatggaatgttatacaccgttggtcagtctctcagtcatcagttttctcgttgcccctcttgcgagatgtccatccgtgcttatcaataagtttgcattccattgctaggtttaaccaaaacatgtgttgggttctccaggaaaatgcagctaacatgaaggctttagctgacaggcaaattcactaaaagagaaacttgtttttaacaaaaccaggacacagcctctctcactaagccctcgtctggctgcatgtctcttctttcctctctccttttctcaaactctcctgcttccaggctcttgtctttcaattcctccatttcagtcctgcaacctggcactagtttttcctcttcccaacctttgtcctgctcccttaaacagatacccacaaagaaaacaggttaatgaggaaagcatcttgtggacttcagcaagttttctgacctgtgtgttatcaggtaactctctcagcctgttgaagttcaaactgttGACCTCtagaactgtctgaaatgatctaatgatctcttgttgagatttatttttgtccttttcttctggccttaaaaccaacattagttgcaacaaggtgttatatttcaagattctattctccgaacacttttcccagtcatttaacttatacagcagccaacactaatttcagtatttaacgagatcatattttctcctatttccaagtgctttcctatgttctaaaacacctcccagtaccgatgacttaggaacacgactgaaaacagtcatttctgaccccatctcgtaagtaaaccccttgagaagagggagcggggaggggaagcacagggctgcaggcagcgcgagtgggaaaagtggggagaaggttttacggcgcacttaaaaacaaccagtaaaataattaactcacattcctgacaagctgctggatttgcagagaggcaacacacagaagcacataatatgtactgtaaaactcgcagataacatgttgatagcaagcattagcattctctactgcaaatttcaacaccagtgcttccttatcttctaagttttcaacctgcttattgatggcctcttgaagatggtcagtcaattgcatgtaattctcactgggaccctgataatagttgtaaataatttggctgctttgttggtttcagacacctctactatagcttgataggcaaggtctgctgactgcctcaggatttcagaagctcatagcgcctgtaattgtggtgtgtcaattagtgtctgttccaggagctgggggatacctgcccctttcaacgagtcctcgtcattctgtcctaaatgatctagagctgttacattgcacaggtctaattttgcttgagtctttcatggtcttacctgatcttggggcaacccgtacacatactctttttcctgttaacttttgaagaaaatgctgcaaacccccatccccatccgagtcatcagataacacggacttgaacggtgctggagagtCACTGGTAAcaaggggttcggaacagtgcacattctcgccaatactttctagcatcataattattcgtataacctgagtccccaggtgcactccccttcccatcacgatcagcgGGTATGTTCAGCCAGAGACCGACAGAAGGGAGCATCAGAGGGTGAAATGTcctgtggaaggagcagaaagTTACCATCCTCTGTAGGTTTCTCCCCACCTGGCCCATGAATACCTCCGCTTTATTTTGGGCAATGGACCTTGTTCAAATGccttgttctggggaaaaaataaaatgagtgtttttaaaaagagctattttttttagCGAATGACAGACTTCAGTGCCACACAGAGAACCATGGGCAGTGCAGTGATCAAACATCTCTGAGGACGTACCTCAGCTTCAGTGTCTTTGCATCTGgtgtttggggagagaaggagcaaaCTCAGGCCCTGAGCTCTGAGACCGTGGGACGTGGATGGGGGGGAGTGCAGAAATACCTGCCCaagacagcagagagcacagggcactggggctggattttagcagaggaaaaatggggaaaaacgagaggaagggaaagaaatctgcatttgttcAGATTTCCTTCAGTGCTGAAGGGTCCTGGTGCTGGACACAGTGGTCAGTCCCCCTCGCCGGTGAGCGGGCATCACCCGCTTCGGTTGCCAAGGAACCGCCGGAGCATAatgcagctgctcctggcaaccattccacaccagctgggcaccagcagctggtggccaCAGGCAGGACCGAGGCGAGGAAGGtcctgggaaagcagagggaagaggcacCAAGGGGCTCATCCCCTGCCCGGCTGTCTCTCCCAGGCTTGCAGAGCAGTTCCTGGGTGACCCGGTAgagcagcagtgccaggaggaCCTGGGCTTTCTGGGCCCTGCTGGTGGCTGAAGCGATGACCGCCAAAGATGAGGAGGACCTGCCGGCCTATTTCCTCAAGCAGTACAGGCAGAACCTCCTGCCCTTGCTCAGGTGAGGGCACTCCTCCACCCACCTCCATGCCCTCCATCCTCTTCTCCtgtttcctccatccctccttcccccacgGTGGCAAACTCCCCGATCTCCACCgcttcagtctcctctcctccctcccttgcccagccctgttcctccctgtgaccccccttgcTTTGTCAGAGGGTTCCCTGCTGGGGATGCCGTGCTGCCAGACGGGATCTGAGATGGTGCTGGGTTGCTCTGGCCCGTCATCCCACTCTGGACACagtccagcaccctgcccaggcaCCAGACCCAGCGTGTAACCTTGATGGAAACTTGTGTGGCAGGAAACACAGGCTGACAGAGGAGGGCTCCCTGTCTCCATTTGTTCACctccaggagaagaggaaagaaaccaAACAGGTGCAAAAGGCTCTGGAGGAGAAGCGAgaggtgagaaagatgggagggtgctggggcatggtaggggtgttgtgttttgttggaggGCAGCAACGGGCAGGTGAGTGGCTCCGGGTGCAGGCGGCCACGTCACgctcgctctggtgctgccaggccttcaaggagaagatggctgacatagcccgccggtggagggaactccatgccaagaaggaccagctgaaaagctacatggagaaatctatgaggaggttaaaggtacgcctgctcctgatcagctccgctgacgtgaccctgagccacagcgccaccttctcccctcccctggggagacagtcttgggccagcacttctgtccaagcctcccttgagcctggcggggtgaggaacaggactggcagggcatgggggtttgtactgcagatggggaaagccctgagagtgcttgggcagcagggagcttgtccagtaccagtgtgatctcctgagggccccaaacatcccccaacaaggatctcagcctgtccccactgtTGACACCCAGATGACTCCCAAGGGCAGATCCCAGTAGGTCTGAAAAGCAGAGTTCTGTCCCAGGTGcctgtctccaagagccaagggtCAGTGCAAGAGGAGTGGCCATGTGTTGTGGGGGcgaaatttagggttctgcttactgcagaacaatgcttagatgtctcaaatagaagtgcgacgtggaagagttcggtggcaggttcactctgttattcactgcgtgggggaaatatgtcaagccgaacgctgctgaccttctctccaggagcctgcaccctgataaccattcactccggagtctgtgtcTCGAGCTCCAGAGgtgaactttcaggcgaggccgtaTCCGTCACAGTGCGAActctcaggattcttctctccctgagaacagtttgctgcagagtctgtattttggagctctggaagcaaactTCCAGGGCAGGCCTGTACCACACCATGTTGAACAGGGAGGGAAGATGTTCCccggggtgctgcagcactgctctgtcccctgtgagtgtatctcctcccagtgctgctgggtgacccagctccatctgcccttgccttcctttccttctgtgtgtgtgtgtattggtgggggaaacatcactaggaagatgatcagctgcgagtccaagctctgaagaaagccgtgagagaaagagaggagaaaacacaaaaggagatggagcttttgagggctaagaagaaactcgaagccctgaaaaaggaacaccagaagctcagcagccaagtgcagaagcactccatcttcaaaaactacctggaggatgtggtgaagatctccccacaggtgagtttggacatgagagacagatcatggcctcagggagggttgtatgtggatgttaaacctggaggagataaggcaagtccagggaaatcatgacacttggtcaaacccagacacctcaggtgggatgggaggaggttccctgcaagccaggtgagccaaggggaccagagtgaggggaggaaaagcagaaaaggagatgaagtcttgagaaaacccaagaaaaagtgttagaagggggaacagcacagagctgaggggcatggggacccctttgtgtcactgtttcacgtgacatggatggtttgggagaagggccaagctgcccgagaatgggagcccaggcagctgtcgggaaagctgagccctctctcaagggtgtgcgggcgtccctccctgcatcgctcgcactcctgcggcccggctgccccactcccatggctgggtgacttggccctggcagctgcacttgtgctttgtttcctatcagagcactgggggctgGTACAACATCTCCCCtttctgctggcagtggcagctctgggaccggcacaatggggccatcaaacagggaatgtggcgatgctcacaaaccaactggggcagcaggctcgccaagaggggaaatctttcagctgggggaggtgttgtccctggtcaggacagggtgccaaacagcacgagacttgcagtcatgaggggagggcaggggcattactaaacccaggatccttgtgctgcagtttgaggacatccaggacgtcatttcccgctacaagctgctggtgaggacgcgcaaggacctgcagcagtcccaagagaaggacagggaaatgatggagcaagccaaggtgctcctggatcagtacgaggcagagaaagcagctgagatcctgcagtgccgaaatgagctggagcagctccaacgacgttttgtgcaggctcaaagtgatgtccgcttctgggtgaggaactgcgggatgggcaggggaagatctccaaggcctggctgggtgaagccacagggtcatggcaaggcacagtggcagactttgtaattggaggagatgcctcatttcatccctgcagcagggggtgcagaatgacaaatgacagaccaggtctggagcaggttatgtcagggCTTAAAACAAGGCCCTCACAAAACCGCCAGGATCTTTCCCTTCTTGTTTGAACTCACAGTCAAAAGAGATCTGCTACCCAGTCCTTGGGGAGGTTTGCCTGGGCACAGACCCCAAGCTTGCTCCATCACACGCCTGTTGGGTTTGTGTAGCCTGGTCAGACTCGTTTCCATTCACCATTCCTTGCAGTATCATCCCTGTCATGGGGCTTCAGTGTGGACCATCTCGTGGTCTCCACTGTTCATGGCTCGGGCCTCAGAGTGAAGctggttttgctgattttttatttgttttcatcctttgcacagcatctgcacaccagggctcaccccttctcctccctccttcccagtccaacaatgacccaactggtggtcatctgggctgtaccaaggcacatgaatgtgtagaaacgcgcgcagctctgctggcctctgttccctttgcatcactctgagggggccttgccaaattcccttcctggatactccaggctgcaggagttgagtcccaccaggcaaagctggaaagcgcgtggtctgggcgggtggtggtgggatgcgctgcccccagggtgtcaactatcagggtatctggaggacccactagaaggaggggtgcaggagctggcagagcgatggggctgctcaaggagcagctgtggtagttcctggatctgcttccaccacaccaagctgaaccagctccagcatagccctgggtaaggacaggttcttcctagcaaaacaaaggagtgtggaagccaggctctccagcactg is part of the Patagioenas fasciata isolate bPatFas1 chromosome 13, bPatFas1.hap1, whole genome shotgun sequence genome and harbors:
- the LOC136107398 gene encoding coiled-coil domain-containing protein 42-like yields the protein MTAKDEEDLPAYFLKQYRQNLLPLLRKHRLTEEGSLSPFVHLQEKRKETKQVQKALEEKREAFKEKMADIARRWRELHAKKDQLKSYMEKSMRRLKEDDQLRVQALKKAVREREEKTQKEMELLRAKKKLEALKKEHQKLSSQVQKHSIFKNYLEDVVKISPQFEDIQDVISRYKLLVRTRKDLQQSQEKDREMMEQAKVLLDQYEAEKAAEILQCRNELEQLQRRFVQAQSDVRFWTARWADIQNRNAKNALMLTMMKMAVHNLFQCVNTQLKAKVHVPEDDSLRQLDMIQQSILDLKGIVTEVKRKGMESHRRAAKREH